From Musa acuminata AAA Group cultivar baxijiao chromosome BXJ3-8, Cavendish_Baxijiao_AAA, whole genome shotgun sequence, one genomic window encodes:
- the LOC135645416 gene encoding ADP-ribosylation factor GTPase-activating protein AGD5-like isoform X1, with product MNEKASVSKELNEKHRKILEGLLKLPENKECADCKSKGPRWASVNLGIFICMACSGIHRSLGVHISKVRSATLDTWLPEQVAFIQSMGNEKANSYWEAELPPNYDRVGIENFIRAKYEEKRWVPLDKRFKSPSKFQEEKASEYKEKSSDTGGDDDTNNVKSLEKQDNEPQSTRTDNLVVPKLPSPVSSIQKVETGRTLVGSPESAEVAPAMVNAKTTPPKADPTVDLFNMLSMDGTSENGTESSSVNDNSWADFQSAELTSALETNSTTKSVESKNENALGVEELFKESTSLTQPSTEKKPQTDVKNDIMSLFDKSNMASPFALQQQLVYLPQQQALLMAASKSNNAPEEFSPRTHHRSVSDSNTMKGNIAQSWVNFGYQVPGNVPLAGHLYSNNSIQQMGNVTYLHPSGSYGPVAASGLHALGSSASADGLAAGGGVNNPHATSSPSTTNSRSLNEYDFSSLTQGMFSKR from the exons AGGTCCACGATGGGCAAGCGTGAATCTGGGAATTTTTATATGCATGGCATGCTCTGGAATTCATAGAAGTTTGGGGGTACATATATCAAAG GTAAGATCTGCAACATTAGACACGTGGCTCCCAGAGCAGGTTGCTTTTATCCAAA GCATGGGAAATGAGAAGGCAAATAGCTACTGGGAAGCAGAACTTCCTCCAAATTATGACAGAGTTGGGATTGAAAATTTCATTCGTGCAAA ATATGAAGAAAAAAGATGGGTACCTTTGGATAAAAGGTTCAAATCGCCCTCGAAGTTTCAAGAAGAAAAGGCTTCTGAGTATAAGGAAAAATCCAGTGATACAGGTGGGGATGACGATACTAACAACGTGAAATCTTTAGAGAAGCAGGATAATGAACCACAAAGTACAAGGACAGATAATCTTGTGGTTCCTAAACTACCCAGCCCG GTATCCTCCATACAAAAAGTGGAAACAGGGAGAACCCTGGTAGGTTCACCAGAATCTGCAGAGGTAGCTCCTGCTATGGTTAATGCGAAAACGACACCACCAAAAGCTGATCCCACAGTTGATCTGTTTAACATGCTTTCTATGGATGGTACAAGTGAAAATGGAACAGAATCATCTTCTGTTAATGATAATTCATGGGCAGATTTTCAGT CTGCAGAACTAACCAGTGCCTTGGAGACAAACAGCACCACAAAATCTGTTGAAAGCAAGAACGAAAATGCACTGGGAGTTGAGGAACTGTTTAAGGAATCCACGTCTTTGACGCAGCCTTCGACTGAAAAAAAGCCCCAGACAGATGTAAAAAATGATATCATGAGCCTCTTTGATAAG TCCAATATGGCATCTCCATTTGCACTTCAACAACAGCTAGTGTACCTTCCCCAGCAGCAAGCTCTTCTTATGGCTGCTAGTAAATCCAACAATGCACCTGAAGAATTTTCTCCCAGAACTCATCACCGAAGTGTAAGTGATTCAAACACAATGAAAGGAAACATTGCACAGAGTTGGGTGAACTTCGGTTATCAGGTCCCAGGCAATGTGCCACTAGCTGGACACCTGTATTCCAACAACTCAATCCAG CAGATGGGAAACGTTACGTACCTTCATCCATCTGGGAGCTATGGTCCTGTTGCAGCATCTGG GCTGCATGCTCTTGGATCCTCAGCATCTGCTGATGGATTAGCTGCTGGTGGTGGAGTAAACAATCCTCATGCAACTTCTTCTCCATCTACTACCAACAGTCGCTCGCTCAATGAATATGATTTCTCATCATTGACTCAAGGAATGTTCTCAAAACGGTGA
- the LOC135645701 gene encoding G-type lectin S-receptor-like serine/threonine-protein kinase B120: MMSVTLTVSDRSPHIRYTMNYSGRKEAIIWDDSSKHRRTMSLPKDGCERYGWCGGFAYCDTTNSVSECRCLVGFEPKVENEWESGKNSSGCIRKKALRCGDDGDGFVKVGSMKLPDHFVSLNNTNISGCRSQCQANCSCTAYAYSDLPVGNATISRCLVWMGELIDTNMISNRGEDLYLRLMDSSLGTPGRKSKTRKVAIAASLSAALFSLACIFVLWRCGKVLKDEFVERETDRDPELPQIDFGNLLLATNNFSESNKLGKGGFGIVYKGKLSGGQEIAVKRLVRGSGQGLEEFKNEVILIAKLQHRNLVRLLGCCIHGEEKLLVYEYMPNKSLDFLLFDPTQKTKLDWGMRFNIIKGIARALLYLHQDSRLRIIHRDLKASNVLLDEEMNPKVSDFGLARIFGGNQDEGNTDRVVGTYGYMSPEYAMEGLFSVKSDVYSYGVLLLEIVSGFRNSSFPLAMDSPNLLAYAWQLWNEGNAEDYVDPSIACSCARAEVVRSIHVGLLCVQDSPSDRPAMSSVVFMLENEEATISAAPKQPIFTIQRNQNPHRGGDSRDDNIEMCSYNNVTITTAEGR; encoded by the exons ATGATGTCCGTGACACTAACTGTTTCTGATAGATCTCCTCATATCCGTTACACAATGAACTACTCGGGACGGAAGGAGGCAATAATCTGGGATGATAGCTCCAAGCACCGGAGAACCATGTCTCTCCCAAAAGACGGGTGCGAAAGATATGGATGGTGTGGTGGATTCGCGTACTGTGATACTACAAACTCAGTGTCAGAATGCAGATGTTTGGTGGGATTTGAGCCCAAGGTTGAGAATGAATGGGAGAGTGGGAAGAACTCATCTGGTTGTATCAGAAAGAAGGCCTTGAGATGTGGTGATGATGGAGATGGATTTGTGAAAGTGGGAAGCATGAAATTGCCAGACCACTTCGTGTCTCTAAACAACACCAACATCAGTGGCTGCAGATCTCAATGCCAAGCCAACTGTTCCTGTACAGCTTATGCTTATTCTGATTTGCCAGTGGGAAATGCTACCATCTCCCGATGCCTGGTTTGGATGGGAGAGTTGATAGATACTAATATGATAAGCAATAGAGGGGAGGATCTCTATTTGCGCCTTATGGATTCAAGTTTAG GTACACCAGGCAGAAAGAGCAAGACAAGGAAGGTGGCAATTGCAGCATCTCTTTCTGCAGCACtcttttctttggcttgtatcttCGTCTTATGGAGGTGCGGTAAGGTATTAAAAG ACGAATTTGTAGAAAGGGAGACCGATCGAGACCCAGAACTTCCACAGATCGACTTCGGAAACTTACTCCTTGCCACAAACAATTTCTCCGAGTCAAATAAGCTGGGAAAAGGAGGCTTTGGCATAGTTTACAAG GGCAAACTATCAGGAGGACAAGAAATTGCTGTCAAAAGACTTGTCAGAGGATCTGGGCAAGGTTTGGAGGAGTTCAAAAATGAGGTCATCTTGATCGCCAAGTTACAACACAGGAACTTAGTCAGGCTCCTTGGTTGCTGCATCCATGGAGAAGAGAAGCTACTggtctacgagtacatgcccaACAAAAGCTTGGATTTCCTCCTCTTTG ATCCAACCCAGAAAACAAAGCTTGACTGGGGGATGCGATTCAACATAATCAAGGGGATTGCTCGAGCGCTTCTCTATCTTCACCAGGATTCGAGGCTACGGATAATTCACCGGGATCTTAAAGCCAGCAACGTTCTGCTCGACGAAGAGATGAACCCCAAGGTGTCTGATTTCGGCCTGGCAAGGATTTTTGGCGGCAACCAGGACGAAGGCAACACCGACAGAGTCGTCGGAACGTA TGGCTACATGTCTCCCGAGTACGCAATGGAAGGGCTCTTCTCCGTGAAGTCGGATGTCTACAGCTACGGCGTGCTGCTGTTGGAGATCGTGAGCGGCTTCCGGAACAGCAGCTTTCCCCTCGCCATGGACTCCCCTAATCTCCTGGCTTAC GCATGGCAACTGTGGAACGAAGGCAACGCAGAGGATTACGTCGACCCATCGATTGCCTGCTCATGCGCTCGGGCGGAGGTGGTGCGAAGCATCCATGTCGGCCTGCTGTGCGTGCAAGACAGCCCCAGTGATCGGCCAGCCATGTCTTCAGTTGTTTTCATGCTGGAAAACGAAGAAGCCACAATCTCTGCTGCACCCAAACAGCCCATCTTTACAATTCAAAGAAACCAGAATCCGCACAGAGGAGGTGATTCACGGGATGACAATATTGAGATGTGTTCTTACAACAACGTGACCATCACGACGGCGGAAGGACGCTAG
- the LOC135645417 gene encoding transcription factor IIIA-like isoform X2, producing MDQYQEGGTSCEAPSRKPQSRNFYERPFSCPVDDCRASYRRKDHLTRHLLTHQGKLFACPVDNCNRKFGIKANMKRHMREIHEDESPCEGQKQYVCGESGCGRTFKYPSKLKKHEEAHVKMDCSEVVCCEPSCTKTFTNAECLKAHVRTCHQYAECEVCGTKQLKRNFKRHELKHELNEKTERIECNFKDCNCTFSNASNLRQHIRAVHEKLRPFTCQFSGCGKKFPYKHVRDKHEKSCVHDHVQGDFIETDERLRSRPRGGRKRKCMSVEMLQRKRVVPLSRASVLDDGVNYLRWLLNEQ from the exons ATGGACCAGTATCAGGAAGGGGGAACCTCCTGTGAAGCTCCATCAAGAAAGCCTCAATCACGCAATTTCTATGAG AGACCTTTTTCCTGCCCGGTGGATGATTGTCGTGCTAGCTATAGAAGGAAGGATCATTTGACTCGCCATTTATTGACTCACCAAGGAAAACTTTTCGCTTGCCCTGTTGACAATTGCAATCGCAAATTTGGAATAAAGGCCAACATGAAGAGGCACATGAGAGAAATTCATGAAGATGAATCTCCTTGTGAAGGTCAAAAGCAATATGTTTGCGGTGAATCTGGATGTGGGAGAACATTCAAATATCCCTCAAAGTTAAAGAAACATGAAGAGGCACATG TTAAAATGGATTGTTCAGAAGTTGTTTGCTGTGAACCCAGCTGTACAAAAACATTCACAAATGCAGAATGTCTTAAAGCTCACGTCAGGACTTGTCACCAATATGCTGAGTGTGAGGTCTGTGGGACTAAGCAACTAAAGAGGAACTTTAAGCGACACGAACTCAAGCATGAGCTGAATGAGAAGACTGAGAGGATCGAATGCAATTTCAAAGATTGCAATTGCACATTTTCAAAT GCATCAAATCTCAGACAGCACATAAGAGCCGTACATGAAAAACTGAGGCCGTTCACCTGTCAGTTCTCGGGATGTGGGAAGAAGTTTCCCTATAAGCACGTGAGGGACAAGCATGAGAAATCTTGTGTTCACGATCATGTTCAG GGTGACTTCATCGAAACCGATGAGCGATTGCGTTCTCGGCCAAGGGGTGGACGGAAACGGAAATGCATGTCCGTAGAGATGCTACAGCGCAAGAGGGTGGTTCCTCTGAGTCGAGCTTCTGTCCTTGATGATGGAGTCAACTATTTGAGATGGTTGCTTAATGAACAGTAG
- the LOC135585564 gene encoding G-type lectin S-receptor-like serine/threonine-protein kinase At1g11300, whose product MVRLLPYVAIFLLSSLSLLLLGASDDRLTPGEFISLNETLVSDAGEFVFGFFSPTNSTGDFYAGVWYNIPQRTVIWVANREQPINDSSATLRISDDSNLVIMDSEGGIFWSSNLSGFDTPGNDTAAVLLNSGSLVLRANSHNILWQSFDHPTDTFVPGMKIQYNFGKHSARYITSWKDANDPSPGNFSLGIGSSTAAQLLIWSGTKPYWRSQVWIGKMFTGLRAINTTAVAYLTVLEDDDEIGITLSVSDASLYIRYTLNNLGQIELLIWDNSSKNWTKYSSVPNDKCETYGWCGQFAYCDSTESVPACKCMEGFKPKVQSDWENGNFSAGCTRKKALRCGDGDGFLRVEGMKLPDHVVFLRNRNIGDCRTACLTNCSCTAYAYSDVTTGNETFSGCLIWVGELIDTEMVSSGGEDLYLRLMDISLGTAGSKTKTRRIVIIVSLSAIIVSLACIFILWKFSEGLGVFKDRKKGNLLSDLSSGTDFANNISGSNEFIERQPHQGPELPLIGFENILFATNNFSDSNKLGQGGFGIVYKGNLPGGQEIAVKRLLRGSRQGLEEFKNEVILIAKLQHRNLVKLLACCIHGEEKLLVYEYMPNKSLDFFLFDSTQKAKLDWGKRFNIIKGIARALLYLHQDSRLRIIHRDLKASNILLDAEMNPKISDFGMARIFGGNQDEANTNRVVGTYGYMSPEYAMEGLFSVKSDVYSYGVLLLEIVSGFRNSSFHLMMDFPNLLAYAWELWNEGKANDYVDSSIADTCSPTEVLRSIHVGLLCVQDSPNDRPAMSSVVFMLENEEVTISAAPKQPIFTIQRNLNPDIGHPPDDTYQVYSYNNVTVTAAEGR is encoded by the exons ATGGTGAGGCTACTACCGTACGTTGCAATCTTCTTGTTATCATCTCTATCTCTTCTACTGCTTGGTGCTTCAGATGACAGGCTCACTCCCGGGGAATTCATCTCCCTGAATGAGACTTTGGTCTCCGATGCTGGAGAATTTGTGTTCGGCTTCTTCTCTCCTACAAATTCCACTGGTGATTTCTATGCTGGGGTGTGGTACAACATCCCTCAGAGGACGGTCATATGGGTTGCCAACAGAGAGCAGCCGATCAATGATTCCTCTGCGACTCTTCGAATCTCTGATGACAGCAACCTCGTCATCATGGACTCAGAAGGAGGCATCTTCTGGTCATCAAATTTATCAGGCTTTGACACACCAGGCAATGACACAGCAGCAGTGCTGCTCAACTCAGGAAGTCTGGTTCTTAGAGCAAACAGTCATAATATATTGTGGCAGAGCTTTGATCATCCTACGGACACCTTCGTTCCAGGTATGAAGATCCAGTacaatttcggcaaacactcagCCAGGTACATTACATCTTGGAAGGACGCAAATGACCCCTCACCAGGGAATTTCTCCCTTGGCATTGGTTCCAGCACTGCTGCCCAGCTCCTGATTTGGTCGGGGACAAAGCCCTACTGGAGAAGCCAAGTGTGGATTGGGAAAATGTTCACTGGATTACGAGCAATCAACACCACCGCTGTGGCATACTTAACAGTGctagaagatgatgatgagatcGGCATCACATTAAGTGTCTCAGATGCATCATTGTATATTAGATACACATTAAACAATTTAGGACAGATTGAGTTACTGATTTGGGATAATAGTTCCAAGAATTGGACAAAGTATTCATCTGTGCCAAATGACAAGTGCGAAACATATGGCTGGTGCGGTCAATTCGCGTATTGTGATAGTACTGAATCAGTGCCAGCATGCAAATGTATGGAAGGATTTAAGCCCAAGGTTCAGAGTGACTGGGAGAATGGGAACTTCTCAGCTGGTTGCACCAGAAAGAAGGCATTGAGGTGTGGTGATGGTGATGGATTTCTGAGAGTTGAAGGCATGAAATTGCCAGACCATGTTGTGTTTCTTAGGAACAGAAACATCGGAGACTGCAGAACTGCATGCCTAACCAATTGTTCCTGTACAGCTTATGCTTATTCTGATGTGACAACGGGAAACGAAACGTTCTCAGGGTGCTTGATTTGGGTGGGAGAGTTGATAGATACTGAGATGGTAAGCAGTGGTGGGGAGGATCTCTATTTGCGCCTAATGGATATTAGTTTAG GAACAGCAGGAAGCAAGACGAAGActaggaggatagtaattataGTATCTCTTTCTGCGATTATCGTTTCTTTGGCCTGCATCTTTATCTTATGGAAGTTCAGTGAGGGTTTAG GTGTATTCAAGGATCGAAAGAAAGGAAATCTACTAAGTGATCTGAGCTCAGGGACAGACTTTGCAAACAACATCTCTGGCTCGAACGAATTCATAGAAAGGCAGCCTCATCAAGGTCCAGAACTTCCGCTAATTGGTTTTGAGAACATACTCTTTGCCACAAACAATTTCTCCGATTCAAATAAGCTGGGACAAGGAGGTTTTGGCATAGTTTACAAG GGAAACCTACCAGGAGGACAAGAGATTGCTGTTAAAAGACTCTTGAGAGGATCTAGGCAAGGTTTGGAGGAGTTCAAAAATGAGGTCATTTTGATTGCGAAGTTACAGCACAGGAACTTAGTCAAGCTTCTTGCTTGCTGTATCCATGGGGAAGAGAAGCTACTGGTCTATGAGTACATGCCCAACAAAAGTTTGGATTTCTTCCTCTTTG ATTCAACACAGAAAGCAAAGCTTGACTGGGGAAAGCGATTCAACATAATCAAGGGGATCGCTCGAGCACTTTTGTATCTACACCAGGACTCGAGGCTTCGTATAATTCATCGGGATCTTAAAGCCAGCAACATTCTGCTGGACGCAGAGATGAATCCAAAGATATCTGATTTCGGCATGGCAAGGATTTTTGGTGGCAACCAGGATGAAGCAAACACAAACAGAGTCGTCGGAACATA CGGTTACATGTCTCCTGAGTACGCAATGGAGGGCCTCTTTTCCGTGAAGTCTGATGTCTACAGCTACGGAGTGCTCTTGTTGGAGATTGTGAGCGGCTTTCGGAACAGCAGCTTTCACTTAATGATGGACTTCCCAAACCTTCTAGCTTAC GCATGGGAACTCTGGAACGAAGGCAAGGCGAATGACTACGTCGATTCATCCATCGCCGACACATGCTCTCCGACCGAGGTGTTGAGAAGCATCCATGTGGGCCTCCTGTGCGTGCAAGATAGCCCGAACGATCGGCCAGCCATGTCTTCGGTTGTCTTCATGCTGGAAAACGAGGAAGTCACAATCTCTGCAGCACCCAAACAGCCCATCTTTACAATTCAAAGAAACCTGAATCCAGATATAGGTCATCCACCAGATGACACCTACCAGGTGTATTCTTACAACAACGTGACCGTCACAGCTGCAGAAGGACGCTAG
- the LOC135645417 gene encoding transcription factor IIIA-like isoform X1, whose product MVSAGSCSSGDEMTNNNEGADAIKKPPKRDIRRYYCQYCGICRSKKNLIRAHMLANHKFELEDAQSDEVEGINKVDRMKRYTCKECGASFRKPAHLKQHMQSHSVERPFSCPVDDCRASYRRKDHLTRHLLTHQGKLFACPVDNCNRKFGIKANMKRHMREIHEDESPCEGQKQYVCGESGCGRTFKYPSKLKKHEEAHVKMDCSEVVCCEPSCTKTFTNAECLKAHVRTCHQYAECEVCGTKQLKRNFKRHELKHELNEKTERIECNFKDCNCTFSNASNLRQHIRAVHEKLRPFTCQFSGCGKKFPYKHVRDKHEKSCVHDHVQGDFIETDERLRSRPRGGRKRKCMSVEMLQRKRVVPLSRASVLDDGVNYLRWLLNEQ is encoded by the exons ATGGTCTCTGCTGGATCGTGTTCGTCGGGTGATGAGATGACGAATAATAACGAAGGAGCAGATGCGATTAAAAAGCCCCCTAAAAGGGACATCAGGCGCTACTATTGTCAATATTGTGGAATTTGTAGGTCTAAGAAGAATCTTATACGGGCGCACATGCTTGCCAACCATAAG TTTGAACTGGAAGATGCACAATCTGATGAAGTTGAAGGCATAAACAAAGTGGACAGAATGAAGCGATATACTTGCAAGGAGTGTGGTGCAAGTTTTCGCAAACCAGCTCATCTGAAGCAGCATATGCAGAGCCATTCTGTTGAG AGACCTTTTTCCTGCCCGGTGGATGATTGTCGTGCTAGCTATAGAAGGAAGGATCATTTGACTCGCCATTTATTGACTCACCAAGGAAAACTTTTCGCTTGCCCTGTTGACAATTGCAATCGCAAATTTGGAATAAAGGCCAACATGAAGAGGCACATGAGAGAAATTCATGAAGATGAATCTCCTTGTGAAGGTCAAAAGCAATATGTTTGCGGTGAATCTGGATGTGGGAGAACATTCAAATATCCCTCAAAGTTAAAGAAACATGAAGAGGCACATG TTAAAATGGATTGTTCAGAAGTTGTTTGCTGTGAACCCAGCTGTACAAAAACATTCACAAATGCAGAATGTCTTAAAGCTCACGTCAGGACTTGTCACCAATATGCTGAGTGTGAGGTCTGTGGGACTAAGCAACTAAAGAGGAACTTTAAGCGACACGAACTCAAGCATGAGCTGAATGAGAAGACTGAGAGGATCGAATGCAATTTCAAAGATTGCAATTGCACATTTTCAAAT GCATCAAATCTCAGACAGCACATAAGAGCCGTACATGAAAAACTGAGGCCGTTCACCTGTCAGTTCTCGGGATGTGGGAAGAAGTTTCCCTATAAGCACGTGAGGGACAAGCATGAGAAATCTTGTGTTCACGATCATGTTCAG GGTGACTTCATCGAAACCGATGAGCGATTGCGTTCTCGGCCAAGGGGTGGACGGAAACGGAAATGCATGTCCGTAGAGATGCTACAGCGCAAGAGGGTGGTTCCTCTGAGTCGAGCTTCTGTCCTTGATGATGGAGTCAACTATTTGAGATGGTTGCTTAATGAACAGTAG
- the LOC135646216 gene encoding zinc finger protein CONSTANS-LIKE 2-like, which yields MGVKQCELCDRPARMHCESDQASLCWECDAKVHGANFLVARHSRCLLCQSCQSPTPWRAEGARPGYAASTCGRCATEGRKDGGADGGPGGVGVAEEDEGEMGGEEADEDEDEEAEEPEDDGVDEEGENQVVPWSMTPPPVSSSSSSEEEQEAGRRERGGGFLKRTRVNVNLPLSQEDVACSSSQPSYMTSDDATSRGRKRPNPLRADTSSTSALGDVRFHGNQGGLSSSHPGIAEQSKKQQG from the exons ATGGGGGTGAAGCAGTGCGAGCTGTGCGATCGGCCGGCGAGGATGCACTGCGAGTCGGACCAAGCGAGCCTGTGCTGGGAGTGCGATGCCAAGGTGCACGGCGCCAACTTTCTGGTCGCGCGCCACTCCAGGTGCCTGCTCTGCCAGAGCTGCCAGTCGCCCACGCCGTGGCGGGCGGAGGGCGCCAGGCCGGGCTACGCCGCCTCCACCTGCGGACGGTGCGCGACCGAGGGCAGGAAGGATGGGGGTGCAGACGGAGGACCAGGTGGCGTTGGCGTGGCGGAGGAGGATGAGGGGGAAATGGGAGGAGAAGAGGCGGACGAGGACGAAGACGAGGAAGCAGAGGAACCGGAGGACGATGGCGTCGATGAGGAAGGGGAGAACCAGGTGGTGCCATGGTCGATGACGCCGCCCCCGGTGTCGAGCTCGTCGAGCAGCGAGGAGGAGCAGGAGGCGGGTCGGAGGGAGCGTGGCGGTGGCTTCTTGAAGCGGACGCGGGTGAATGTCAATCTCCCCCTTTCGCAG GAAGATGTCGCCTGTTCCTCGTCCCAACCGAGCTACATGACGTCGGACGACGCCACCTCCAGGGGCCGCAAGAGACCTAACCCTCTCCGCGCCGACACCTCCTCCACCTCCGCCCTCGGTGATGTACGCTTCCACGGCAACCAGGGAGGTCTGTCTTCCTCCCATCCAG GCATTGCAGAACAATCCAAGAAACAACAGGGCTAA
- the LOC135645416 gene encoding ADP-ribosylation factor GTPase-activating protein AGD5-like isoform X2 produces MNEKASVSKELNEKHRKILEGLLKLPENKECADCKSKGPRWASVNLGIFICMACSGIHRSLGVHISKVRSATLDTWLPEQVAFIQSMGNEKANSYWEAELPPNYDRVGIENFIRAKYEEKRWVPLDKRFKSPSKFQEEKASEYKEKSSDTGGDDDTNNVKSLEKQDNEPQSTRTDNLVVPKLPSPVSSIQKVETGRTLVGSPESAEVAPAMVNAKTTPPKADPTVDLFNMLSMDGTSENGTESSSVNDNSWADFQSAELTSALETNSTTKSVESKNENALGVEELFKESTSLTQPSTEKKPQTDVKNDIMSLFDKSNMASPFALQQQLVYLPQQQALLMAASKSNNAPEEFSPRTHHRSVSDSNTMKGNIAQSWVNFGYQVPGNVPLAGHLYSNNSIQMGNVTYLHPSGSYGPVAASGLHALGSSASADGLAAGGGVNNPHATSSPSTTNSRSLNEYDFSSLTQGMFSKR; encoded by the exons AGGTCCACGATGGGCAAGCGTGAATCTGGGAATTTTTATATGCATGGCATGCTCTGGAATTCATAGAAGTTTGGGGGTACATATATCAAAG GTAAGATCTGCAACATTAGACACGTGGCTCCCAGAGCAGGTTGCTTTTATCCAAA GCATGGGAAATGAGAAGGCAAATAGCTACTGGGAAGCAGAACTTCCTCCAAATTATGACAGAGTTGGGATTGAAAATTTCATTCGTGCAAA ATATGAAGAAAAAAGATGGGTACCTTTGGATAAAAGGTTCAAATCGCCCTCGAAGTTTCAAGAAGAAAAGGCTTCTGAGTATAAGGAAAAATCCAGTGATACAGGTGGGGATGACGATACTAACAACGTGAAATCTTTAGAGAAGCAGGATAATGAACCACAAAGTACAAGGACAGATAATCTTGTGGTTCCTAAACTACCCAGCCCG GTATCCTCCATACAAAAAGTGGAAACAGGGAGAACCCTGGTAGGTTCACCAGAATCTGCAGAGGTAGCTCCTGCTATGGTTAATGCGAAAACGACACCACCAAAAGCTGATCCCACAGTTGATCTGTTTAACATGCTTTCTATGGATGGTACAAGTGAAAATGGAACAGAATCATCTTCTGTTAATGATAATTCATGGGCAGATTTTCAGT CTGCAGAACTAACCAGTGCCTTGGAGACAAACAGCACCACAAAATCTGTTGAAAGCAAGAACGAAAATGCACTGGGAGTTGAGGAACTGTTTAAGGAATCCACGTCTTTGACGCAGCCTTCGACTGAAAAAAAGCCCCAGACAGATGTAAAAAATGATATCATGAGCCTCTTTGATAAG TCCAATATGGCATCTCCATTTGCACTTCAACAACAGCTAGTGTACCTTCCCCAGCAGCAAGCTCTTCTTATGGCTGCTAGTAAATCCAACAATGCACCTGAAGAATTTTCTCCCAGAACTCATCACCGAAGTGTAAGTGATTCAAACACAATGAAAGGAAACATTGCACAGAGTTGGGTGAACTTCGGTTATCAGGTCCCAGGCAATGTGCCACTAGCTGGACACCTGTATTCCAACAACTCAATCCAG ATGGGAAACGTTACGTACCTTCATCCATCTGGGAGCTATGGTCCTGTTGCAGCATCTGG GCTGCATGCTCTTGGATCCTCAGCATCTGCTGATGGATTAGCTGCTGGTGGTGGAGTAAACAATCCTCATGCAACTTCTTCTCCATCTACTACCAACAGTCGCTCGCTCAATGAATATGATTTCTCATCATTGACTCAAGGAATGTTCTCAAAACGGTGA